Proteins from one Chanodichthys erythropterus isolate Z2021 chromosome 15, ASM2448905v1, whole genome shotgun sequence genomic window:
- the tmem54b gene encoding transmembrane protein 54b isoform X2 codes for MGNSGVCCGNLEEQKGLMKMGLCMVLVGHVNFLLSALVHGVVLRHFSLQRGQAMESAISNVIALTAGLLGVIIGILTIVLSKNGKNRLLTLSLLVLSAVAGLAAAASVVGLMVSLVKTIIHGDKRLLAYCGYSDGNGRSHLTIANECPFDPTRIFSTTIVLWVPLILMSAVEMVFSCRLFKLSISYLVQPWCLRKQHFQDENRLMKTPGASEPRYAPPFSRYEGDEERRLSVRPPERYKPPCNSHPHRSVSSGQYRQNLSSSPFNRAALERSSIWI; via the exons ATGGGTAATTCAG GGGTGTGTTGTGGCAATCTGGAGGAGCAGAAGGGGCTAATGAAGATGGGCCTTTGTATGGTGTTAGTAGGGCATGTGAACTTCCTGCTGAGCGCTCTGGTCCATGGTGTGGTGCTGAGACACTTCAGCTTGCAGCGGGGACAGGCCATGGAAAGCGCCATTTCTAACGTCATAGCTCTGACAGCGGGCCTGCTG GGTGTCATTATTGGGATATTGACTATTGTTCTGTCCAAAAATGGGAAGAACAGGCTACTG ACCTTGTCACTGCTCGTGTTAAGTGCTGTAGCTGGTTTAGCGGCTGCCGCCTCAGTCGTCGGCCTGATGGTGTCCTTGGTAAAGACCATAATTCATGGTGACAAGAGACTACTCGCTTACTGTGGCTACAGTGATGGCAATGGCAGAAGTCACCTAACCATCGCCAATGAGTGTCCTTTTGACCCCACTCGTATTTTT agcaCCACGATTGTTCTGTGGGTCCCGTTGATACTAATGAGTGCAGTGGAGATGGTGTTCTCCTGCCGCTTATTTAAGCTCTCCATCTCCTACCTCGTTCAGCCCTGGTGCCTCCGCAAACAACATTTCCAAGATGAGAACAGATTG ATGAAAACCCCGGGAGCGTCCGAGCCCCGCTACGCACCTCCATTCAGTCGTTATGAAGGAGACGAGGAGCGGAGGTTGTCCGTTAGACCCCCAGAGCGGTACAAGCCACCCTGCAACTCTCACCCGCACCGTTCCGTGTCCTCCGGCCAGTACCGCCAAAACCTCTCCTCATCCCCGTTCAACCGGGCGGCGCTGGAACGGTCCAGTATCTGGATCTGA
- the tmem54b gene encoding transmembrane protein 54b isoform X3, with translation MGNSGVCCGNLEEQKGLMKMGLCMVLVGHVNFLLSALVHGVVLRHFSLQRGQAMESAISNVIALTAGLLRAAALEEAWLWRHSEVRGVIIGILTIVLSKNGKNRLLTLSLLVLSAVAGLAAAASVVGLMVSLVKTIIHGDKRLLAYCGYSDGNGRSHLTIANECPFDPTRIFMKTPGASEPRYAPPFSRYEGDEERRLSVRPPERYKPPCNSHPHRSVSSGQYRQNLSSSPFNRAALERSSIWI, from the exons ATGGGTAATTCAG GGGTGTGTTGTGGCAATCTGGAGGAGCAGAAGGGGCTAATGAAGATGGGCCTTTGTATGGTGTTAGTAGGGCATGTGAACTTCCTGCTGAGCGCTCTGGTCCATGGTGTGGTGCTGAGACACTTCAGCTTGCAGCGGGGACAGGCCATGGAAAGCGCCATTTCTAACGTCATAGCTCTGACAGCGGGCCTGCTG AGAGCAGCTGcgttggaggaggcgtggctttggagacaCTCTGAAGTTAGG GGTGTCATTATTGGGATATTGACTATTGTTCTGTCCAAAAATGGGAAGAACAGGCTACTG ACCTTGTCACTGCTCGTGTTAAGTGCTGTAGCTGGTTTAGCGGCTGCCGCCTCAGTCGTCGGCCTGATGGTGTCCTTGGTAAAGACCATAATTCATGGTGACAAGAGACTACTCGCTTACTGTGGCTACAGTGATGGCAATGGCAGAAGTCACCTAACCATCGCCAATGAGTGTCCTTTTGACCCCACTCGTATTTTT ATGAAAACCCCGGGAGCGTCCGAGCCCCGCTACGCACCTCCATTCAGTCGTTATGAAGGAGACGAGGAGCGGAGGTTGTCCGTTAGACCCCCAGAGCGGTACAAGCCACCCTGCAACTCTCACCCGCACCGTTCCGTGTCCTCCGGCCAGTACCGCCAAAACCTCTCCTCATCCCCGTTCAACCGGGCGGCGCTGGAACGGTCCAGTATCTGGATCTGA
- the tmem54b gene encoding transmembrane protein 54b isoform X1: MGNSGVCCGNLEEQKGLMKMGLCMVLVGHVNFLLSALVHGVVLRHFSLQRGQAMESAISNVIALTAGLLRAAALEEAWLWRHSEVRGVIIGILTIVLSKNGKNRLLTLSLLVLSAVAGLAAAASVVGLMVSLVKTIIHGDKRLLAYCGYSDGNGRSHLTIANECPFDPTRIFSTTIVLWVPLILMSAVEMVFSCRLFKLSISYLVQPWCLRKQHFQDENRLMKTPGASEPRYAPPFSRYEGDEERRLSVRPPERYKPPCNSHPHRSVSSGQYRQNLSSSPFNRAALERSSIWI, encoded by the exons ATGGGTAATTCAG GGGTGTGTTGTGGCAATCTGGAGGAGCAGAAGGGGCTAATGAAGATGGGCCTTTGTATGGTGTTAGTAGGGCATGTGAACTTCCTGCTGAGCGCTCTGGTCCATGGTGTGGTGCTGAGACACTTCAGCTTGCAGCGGGGACAGGCCATGGAAAGCGCCATTTCTAACGTCATAGCTCTGACAGCGGGCCTGCTG AGAGCAGCTGcgttggaggaggcgtggctttggagacaCTCTGAAGTTAGG GGTGTCATTATTGGGATATTGACTATTGTTCTGTCCAAAAATGGGAAGAACAGGCTACTG ACCTTGTCACTGCTCGTGTTAAGTGCTGTAGCTGGTTTAGCGGCTGCCGCCTCAGTCGTCGGCCTGATGGTGTCCTTGGTAAAGACCATAATTCATGGTGACAAGAGACTACTCGCTTACTGTGGCTACAGTGATGGCAATGGCAGAAGTCACCTAACCATCGCCAATGAGTGTCCTTTTGACCCCACTCGTATTTTT agcaCCACGATTGTTCTGTGGGTCCCGTTGATACTAATGAGTGCAGTGGAGATGGTGTTCTCCTGCCGCTTATTTAAGCTCTCCATCTCCTACCTCGTTCAGCCCTGGTGCCTCCGCAAACAACATTTCCAAGATGAGAACAGATTG ATGAAAACCCCGGGAGCGTCCGAGCCCCGCTACGCACCTCCATTCAGTCGTTATGAAGGAGACGAGGAGCGGAGGTTGTCCGTTAGACCCCCAGAGCGGTACAAGCCACCCTGCAACTCTCACCCGCACCGTTCCGTGTCCTCCGGCCAGTACCGCCAAAACCTCTCCTCATCCCCGTTCAACCGGGCGGCGCTGGAACGGTCCAGTATCTGGATCTGA
- the zgc:91944 gene encoding homeobox-containing protein 1 isoform X3, producing the protein MRQWCLPAVAPRAEPLPTGRLSPQISDARMECCDVEPRYTIEQIDLLQRLRLSGMTKPQIIQALESLERLDPDHRTPCCNNHSAPPSAPTSAAPAAPSSSSSSSSSLTSATTQTPVMDAALSPSNSYDASPPPLYPPSGVQRSFSYDLAEEDWDLEEKVEEYMRRDSNLVKEEIKAFLNNRRISQAIVGQVTGISQSYISQWLLQQGLEMSDSKRRAFYRWYLLERNSPGATLSMRSLVKEEPDWRLAGSPADRAAVGPFRLRRGSRFTWRKECQSIMESFFIENQYPDEAKREEIANACNAVIQKPGCKLSEFERVTALKVYNWFANRRKEMKRRANIEAAILESHGIEVPSPSCHSNSEEVETQEFGDQVMSQRFSEQEDLSQRKDIEPEGVMLPPVEVVSLPSPTSQLMERKLDESKREANDND; encoded by the exons ATGCGACAGTGGTGCCTTCCTGCTGTGGCTCCACGCGCCGAACCGCTCCCAACGGGCCGATTATCACCTCAAATCTCAG ATGCCAGAATGGAGTGTTGCGATGTGGAGCCGCGCTATACCATTGAACAGATCGACCTGCTCCAGCGTTTAAGGCTGTCAGGGATGACCAAACCTCAGATCATTCAAGCCCTCGAGTCTTTAGAGAGGCTCGATCCAGACCATCGTACCCCATGCTGCAACAATCACTCAGCCCCACCCAGTGCCCCTACCTCCGCAGCCCCTGCTGCCCCCtcgtcctcctcctcttcctcctcttctcttaCCTCAGCCACCACACAGACCCCCGTCATGGATGCTGCATTATCACCTAGCAACAGCTACGATGCCTCGCCTCCACCCCTGTACCCACCCAGCGGAGTTCAGAGGTCGTTTAGTTACGACTTGGCAGAAGAGGACTGGGATCTGGAGGAGAAGGTGGAGGAATACATGAG GAGAGACAGTAACCTTGTGAAAGAAGAGATAAAAGCTTTTCTCAATAACAGAAGAATCTCGCAGGCAATTGTTGGACAAGTCACAG GTATCAGTCAGAGTTACATCTCCCAGTGGCTTCTGCAGCAGGGGCTGGAGATGAGCGACTCCAAACGCAGGGCGTTCTATCGCTGGTACCTGCTGGAGCGCAACAGCCCAG GTGCCACATTGTCCATGCGTTCACTGGTTAAAGAGGAGCCCGACTGGAGGTTGGCTGGAAGCCCCGCGGACAGGGCAGCGGTTGGGCCTTTTAGACTGCGTAGAGGTAGTCGCTTCACTTGGAGAAAGGAGTGCCAGTCAATCATGGAGAG TTTCTTTATAGAGAATCAGTATCCTGATGAGGCCAAAAGAGAGGAAATTGCCAATGCCTGTAATGCTGTCATTCAAAAACCTG GATGCAAACTGTCAGAGTTTGAACGAGTCACTGCGCTCAAAGTGTACAACTGGTTTGCCAATCGGAGGAAGGAGATGAAAAGACGTGCCAACATAG AGGCTGCCATACTAGAAAGCCATGGGATAGAGGTGCCAAGCCCCAGCTGCCACTCCAACAGCGAAGAGGTTGAGACTCAGGAGTTTGGAGATCAAGTCATGAGTCAACGTTTCTCTGAGCAG GAGGATCTCTCCCAGAGAAAAGACATTGAGCCAGAAGGTGTCATGCTACCTCCGGTGGAAGTGGTGTCTCTTCCAAGCCCAACCTCTCAACTCATGGAGCGGAAGCTGGATGAATCGAAAAGAGAGGCTAATGATAACGATTAA
- the zgc:91944 gene encoding homeobox-containing protein 1 isoform X1, with protein MRQWCLPAVAPRAEPLPTGRLSPQISDARMECCDVEPRYTIEQIDLLQRLRLSGMTKPQIIQALESLERLDPDHRTPCCNNHSAPPSAPTSAAPAAPSSSSSSSSSLTSATTQTPVMDAALSPSNSYDASPPPLYPPSGVQRSFSYDLAEEDWDLEEKVEEYMRRDSNLVKEEIKAFLNNRRISQAIVGQVTGISQSYISQWLLQQGLEMSDSKRRAFYRWYLLERNSPGIRWSENQHAQVPRSRTDTPWNRQRELLMHLLPWYSAHQAQSGATLSMRSLVKEEPDWRLAGSPADRAAVGPFRLRRGSRFTWRKECQSIMESFFIENQYPDEAKREEIANACNAVIQKPGCKLSEFERVTALKVYNWFANRRKEMKRRANIEAAILESHGIEVPSPSCHSNSEEVETQEFGDQVMSQRFSEQEDLSQRKDIEPEGVMLPPVEVVSLPSPTSQLMERKLDESKREANDND; from the exons ATGCGACAGTGGTGCCTTCCTGCTGTGGCTCCACGCGCCGAACCGCTCCCAACGGGCCGATTATCACCTCAAATCTCAG ATGCCAGAATGGAGTGTTGCGATGTGGAGCCGCGCTATACCATTGAACAGATCGACCTGCTCCAGCGTTTAAGGCTGTCAGGGATGACCAAACCTCAGATCATTCAAGCCCTCGAGTCTTTAGAGAGGCTCGATCCAGACCATCGTACCCCATGCTGCAACAATCACTCAGCCCCACCCAGTGCCCCTACCTCCGCAGCCCCTGCTGCCCCCtcgtcctcctcctcttcctcctcttctcttaCCTCAGCCACCACACAGACCCCCGTCATGGATGCTGCATTATCACCTAGCAACAGCTACGATGCCTCGCCTCCACCCCTGTACCCACCCAGCGGAGTTCAGAGGTCGTTTAGTTACGACTTGGCAGAAGAGGACTGGGATCTGGAGGAGAAGGTGGAGGAATACATGAG GAGAGACAGTAACCTTGTGAAAGAAGAGATAAAAGCTTTTCTCAATAACAGAAGAATCTCGCAGGCAATTGTTGGACAAGTCACAG GTATCAGTCAGAGTTACATCTCCCAGTGGCTTCTGCAGCAGGGGCTGGAGATGAGCGACTCCAAACGCAGGGCGTTCTATCGCTGGTACCTGCTGGAGCGCAACAGCCCAG GAATCAGATGGAGTGAAAACCAGCATGCTCAGGTCCCCAGGAGCAGGACTGACACTCCCTGGAATAGGCAGAGAGAACTGCTGATGCACCTCCTCCCCTGGTACTCTGCTCACCAAGCCCAGTCAG GTGCCACATTGTCCATGCGTTCACTGGTTAAAGAGGAGCCCGACTGGAGGTTGGCTGGAAGCCCCGCGGACAGGGCAGCGGTTGGGCCTTTTAGACTGCGTAGAGGTAGTCGCTTCACTTGGAGAAAGGAGTGCCAGTCAATCATGGAGAG TTTCTTTATAGAGAATCAGTATCCTGATGAGGCCAAAAGAGAGGAAATTGCCAATGCCTGTAATGCTGTCATTCAAAAACCTG GATGCAAACTGTCAGAGTTTGAACGAGTCACTGCGCTCAAAGTGTACAACTGGTTTGCCAATCGGAGGAAGGAGATGAAAAGACGTGCCAACATAG AGGCTGCCATACTAGAAAGCCATGGGATAGAGGTGCCAAGCCCCAGCTGCCACTCCAACAGCGAAGAGGTTGAGACTCAGGAGTTTGGAGATCAAGTCATGAGTCAACGTTTCTCTGAGCAG GAGGATCTCTCCCAGAGAAAAGACATTGAGCCAGAAGGTGTCATGCTACCTCCGGTGGAAGTGGTGTCTCTTCCAAGCCCAACCTCTCAACTCATGGAGCGGAAGCTGGATGAATCGAAAAGAGAGGCTAATGATAACGATTAA
- the zgc:91944 gene encoding homeobox-containing protein 1 isoform X2, producing MECCDVEPRYTIEQIDLLQRLRLSGMTKPQIIQALESLERLDPDHRTPCCNNHSAPPSAPTSAAPAAPSSSSSSSSSLTSATTQTPVMDAALSPSNSYDASPPPLYPPSGVQRSFSYDLAEEDWDLEEKVEEYMRRDSNLVKEEIKAFLNNRRISQAIVGQVTGISQSYISQWLLQQGLEMSDSKRRAFYRWYLLERNSPGIRWSENQHAQVPRSRTDTPWNRQRELLMHLLPWYSAHQAQSGATLSMRSLVKEEPDWRLAGSPADRAAVGPFRLRRGSRFTWRKECQSIMESFFIENQYPDEAKREEIANACNAVIQKPGCKLSEFERVTALKVYNWFANRRKEMKRRANIEAAILESHGIEVPSPSCHSNSEEVETQEFGDQVMSQRFSEQEDLSQRKDIEPEGVMLPPVEVVSLPSPTSQLMERKLDESKREANDND from the exons ATGGAGTGTTGCGATGTGGAGCCGCGCTATACCATTGAACAGATCGACCTGCTCCAGCGTTTAAGGCTGTCAGGGATGACCAAACCTCAGATCATTCAAGCCCTCGAGTCTTTAGAGAGGCTCGATCCAGACCATCGTACCCCATGCTGCAACAATCACTCAGCCCCACCCAGTGCCCCTACCTCCGCAGCCCCTGCTGCCCCCtcgtcctcctcctcttcctcctcttctcttaCCTCAGCCACCACACAGACCCCCGTCATGGATGCTGCATTATCACCTAGCAACAGCTACGATGCCTCGCCTCCACCCCTGTACCCACCCAGCGGAGTTCAGAGGTCGTTTAGTTACGACTTGGCAGAAGAGGACTGGGATCTGGAGGAGAAGGTGGAGGAATACATGAG GAGAGACAGTAACCTTGTGAAAGAAGAGATAAAAGCTTTTCTCAATAACAGAAGAATCTCGCAGGCAATTGTTGGACAAGTCACAG GTATCAGTCAGAGTTACATCTCCCAGTGGCTTCTGCAGCAGGGGCTGGAGATGAGCGACTCCAAACGCAGGGCGTTCTATCGCTGGTACCTGCTGGAGCGCAACAGCCCAG GAATCAGATGGAGTGAAAACCAGCATGCTCAGGTCCCCAGGAGCAGGACTGACACTCCCTGGAATAGGCAGAGAGAACTGCTGATGCACCTCCTCCCCTGGTACTCTGCTCACCAAGCCCAGTCAG GTGCCACATTGTCCATGCGTTCACTGGTTAAAGAGGAGCCCGACTGGAGGTTGGCTGGAAGCCCCGCGGACAGGGCAGCGGTTGGGCCTTTTAGACTGCGTAGAGGTAGTCGCTTCACTTGGAGAAAGGAGTGCCAGTCAATCATGGAGAG TTTCTTTATAGAGAATCAGTATCCTGATGAGGCCAAAAGAGAGGAAATTGCCAATGCCTGTAATGCTGTCATTCAAAAACCTG GATGCAAACTGTCAGAGTTTGAACGAGTCACTGCGCTCAAAGTGTACAACTGGTTTGCCAATCGGAGGAAGGAGATGAAAAGACGTGCCAACATAG AGGCTGCCATACTAGAAAGCCATGGGATAGAGGTGCCAAGCCCCAGCTGCCACTCCAACAGCGAAGAGGTTGAGACTCAGGAGTTTGGAGATCAAGTCATGAGTCAACGTTTCTCTGAGCAG GAGGATCTCTCCCAGAGAAAAGACATTGAGCCAGAAGGTGTCATGCTACCTCCGGTGGAAGTGGTGTCTCTTCCAAGCCCAACCTCTCAACTCATGGAGCGGAAGCTGGATGAATCGAAAAGAGAGGCTAATGATAACGATTAA